In bacterium, the DNA window TCTCGTTCGCCGCGGGGATCCTTCGGGAGCACCGGTTCCACCATCTTCCGGTGGTCGAGGGCGGGAAACTGGTCGGGGTCCTGTCCGACACGGACCTGCGGAACGCCTCGTTCGCCTCGACGCCCCCGGAAGGGGGCAGGGGACCGGCGGGGGACCGCCGGGTCCGCGAGGAGATGCGGACGGAGGTCTGGTCCGTCACCCCCGAGGATTCGGTCGAGGACGCGCTCCTCATCCTCACCCGGGAAAAGTTCGGCGCACTCCCGGTCCTCTCCGGGGACCGCCTCGTCGGGATCATCACGAGAACGGACCTGCTGAACGCCTTCGTCGACCTCCTCGACGTGAACGAGGTCTGCTTCTGCGTCGACGTCACCTTCCCCCGGAACATGGCCCGGTTCGAGGAGCTGATCGCGGTCTTCGCCGCGATGGGCGTCGAGGTCCGCAGCGTCCTGATCGCGCCGCAGGGCGAGATCGGGGCGTTGAACGCCCACCTGCGGGTCGCCACGATCGACGGCCCGGCGGTCCGCCGGGCGCTCCGCGAACACGGGTTCATGATCTCCGAGCAGGTCTCCCGCCTCTGAACGTTACCCCTTCCCGATCAGCCTCCGCAGCACGTACGGCAGGATGCCGCCGTGGAGGTAGTAATGTACCTCGGCGGGCGTGTCGATCCGCGCCAGCGCCGGGAACGACCGCTCCCCCCCCTCGCCGGAAATGCGCACCGTCACCCGCATCCGGGGCGTGATCTCCCCGGCGATTCCCTCGATGGCATAGATTTCCTTCCCCGTAAGGCCGAGGGACTCCCGACCGGCGCCGTCCGTGAACTGGAGCGGAAGGATCCCCATCCCGACGAGGTTGCTGCGGTGGATCCGCTCGAAGCTTTCCGCGATCACCGCGCGCACCCCCAGCAACCGGGGCCCCTTGGCCGCCCAGTCGCGCGACGACCCGGACCCGTACTCCTTCCCGGCGAGGATGACCAGCGGGGTCCCATCCTTCGCGTACCGCATCGCCGCATCGTAGATCGTCGCCTTTTCGCCGCCCGGGGGGTACGTCGTCCAGCCGCCTTCCGTTCCCGGCGCGAGGAAGTTCTTCAGCCGGATGTTCGCGAAGGTGCCCCGCATCATCACCTCGTGGTTTCCCCGCCGGCTTCCGTAGGAGTTGAACTCCTCCTTCGGGATGCCGTTGCCTTTCAGGTACGCGCCCGCGGGGCCGTCCTCGGCGATGTCGCCGGCGGGGGAGATGTGGTCGGTGGTCACCGAGTCCCCGAGGACCGCCAGGACCCGCGCCCCGTGGATCTCCGCGATCGCCTCCGGCTCCGCCGGCAGGTTCTCGAAGAACGGCGGGTTCTTCACGTAGGTGGAGGACGGTTCCCACGCGAAGCACTCCGACTTCGGAACGGGGAGTTTTTTCCAAACCTCGTCCCCCGAGAACACGGAGGCGTACTCCTTGCGGAACATCTCCGGCTCGACCGCGGACCGCACCGCCTCGGTGATCTCCCCCGGCGTCGGCCAGATCTCGTGGAGGAAGACCGGCTTCCCGTTCTTGTCGTTGCCCAGCGGCTCGGTGTACGGGTCGAAGTCGACGTCCCCGGCGAGGGCGTACGCCACGACGAGCATCGGGGAGGCCAGGTAGTTCGCCCGGCACAGCGGGTGGATCCGTCCCTCGAAGTTCCGGTTCCCCGACAGGACCGACGCGGCGACCAGGTTTCCGCGCCGGATCGTCTCCGCGATCGCCTCGGGGAGGGGCCCGGAATTTCCGATGCAGGTGGTGCAGCCGTATCCGACCAGGTGGAACCCGAGCGCCTGCAGGTACGGCGTAAGCCCCGCGCGATCGAGGTATCGCGTCACCACCTTCGACCCCGGGGCGAGGCTCGTCTTCACCCACGGGCGCGTCCGCAGCCCCATTTCGACGGCCTTCTTCGCCACCAGCCCCGCGCCGATCATCACGGAGGGGTTGGAGGTGTTCGTGCAGCTCGTGATGGCGGCGATCACCACAGAGCCGTCGTGCAGGTCGTACACCCCCTTGTCGAGCCGCACCGACGTCGTCCCGGGCGCCCACGCTCCGGTTCCCGGAGTGCGAATTTCCTCGGCGACGCAGCCGCCCTCCCCCATCCATCGGTCCGCACCCTCATCCCCGTTTTCCGACCGCGCCTCCTTCCCCCACGTGGAAAGGGCCTTGCGGAACGCATCCCTCGCGTCCTTCAGCGGCACGCGGTCCTGCGGCCGGCGCGGCCCCGCCATGCACGGCTCCACGGTGGAAAGGTCGAGCGAAAGGGTGTCGGAGAAGACCGGGTCGCGTGTCTCGTCCGAGCGGAAGAGCCCCTGCGCCTTGCAGTACGCCTCCACGAGCTTCACCTGTTCCTTGTCACGGCCGGTGAAGAGCAGGTAGGAGAGCGTCTCCCGGTCGACGGGGAAGAAGCCGATCGTCGCGCCGTACTCCGGCGACATGTTGGAAATCGTCGCCCGGTCGGCCACGGAGAGGGAGGAGAGCCCCTTCCCGTAGAACTCGACGAACTTTCCCACCACGCCTTTCTTCCGCAGCATCTGGACGACGGTGAGGACGAGGTCGGTCGCGGTCGCCCCGACGGGGAGCTCCCCGGTCATCTTGAATCCCACCACTTCCGGGATGAGCATCGAGATCGGCTGGCCGAGCATGGCCGCCTCCGCCTCGATCCCTCCCACGCCCCACCCCACCACGCCCAGCCCGTTGATCATCGGCGTGTGGGAGTCGGTCCCCACGAGGGTGTCGGGGTACGCCAGCGCGCCGGTGCGGTCCTTCCGCACGAAGACGACGGGGGCGAGGTACTCGAGATTGACCTGGTGGCAGATCCCGGTGCCGGGCGGAACGACGCGGAAATTGCGGAACGACTCCTTCCCCCAGCGAAGGAAGGCGTATCGCTCCCCGTTGCGCCCGTACTCCCTCGCCACGTTGTCGGGGAACGCGCTCCCCGCGGCGAACCGGTCCACCTGCACGGAGTGGTCGATCACGAGGTCCGCCGGCATCAGCGGATTGATCCGCTTCGGGTCCCCGCCCATCCGCTTCGCCGCGTCCCGCATCGCCGCCAGGTCCACCAGCGCGGGGACGCCGGTGAAATCCTGCAGGAGCACCCGGGCCGGACGGAAGGCGATCTCGCGGTCCGAAGGCTCTTTCGGCGACCAGTTCGCGAGGGCCCGGATGTCGTCCGCCGTTACCGTGGCGCCGTCCTCGTGGCGCAGGAGATTTTCGAGGAGGATCTTGATGGAGAAGGGGAGGCGGGCGACCTTGCCGACGCGGCGCTTCTCGAGCGCCTCCAGGCGGAAGATCCCGAAGGCGTGTCCGCCGACGGTCCTGCTCGAACGGGTCCCAAAAGTGTCCGGATGCATGGCGTCCCGACCTCCCGTGCGGTATCTTTGTCCGTGGATTCGATGCTACCACTCCTGCGGAGGTTGCGATCGACACCCTGACGCTTCTCGCCATCGCGGTGGGACTGGCCATGGACGCCTTCGCCGTGGCGATCGCCACGGGAATCGCGCTGGGGACGGTTTCCGGCCGCCAGACCTTCCGCCTCGCCTTCCACTTCGGCCTGTTCCAGTTCCTGATGCCGGTGATCGGCTACCTCGCGGGGATGACCATGGAGCGGTACATCATGGGATACGATCATTGGCTCGCCTTCGCCCTGCTCGTATACATCGGCGGGAAGATGGTGTACGAAGGCGGTTGGGGGGGCGGCGAGGAGGGGGACGGCGGGAAGGATCCCACGAGGGGGATCTCCCTCGTGGTCCTGTCCGTGGCCACCAGCATCGACGCGCTGGCGGTGGGGATCAGCCTCGGCGTCCTCCGGAACGGGGGGATCGTCTATCCCGGCATCGTGATCGGGATCGTCGCGGCCGCCTTCACCGCCGCGGGACTCCACCTCGGGAGGCGGCTCGGGACGGTCTTCGGCAAGCGGATGGAGGTCGTCGGCGGCTTCGTGCTCGTCGCCATCGGCGTGAGGATCCTGCTCGGCCATATCCGGGGGTGACGCAAAGGAAAGGGGTTCAAGTCATGGACAGGGAATGGCTCGATATCCTCACGCACCTGCTGGTCGCGACGATGGCCGGCGGGCTGATCGGGCTCGAACGCACGTATCATGGCCGCCCGGCCGGGTTCCGGACGCATACCCTGGTGTGCGTCGCCTCGAGCCTGCTCATGCTCGTCACGATGTACCAGTCCCGGTGGTTTACCGGGGCGCCGCTCGAAACCGTTCGGGTGGACCCGACGCGAATGGCGCAGGGGGTCATGACCGGGATCGGCTTCCTTGGCGCGGGCGTGATCATGCGGGAAGGACTCACCGTGCGAGGGTTGACGACGGCGGCGTCCATCTGGATCACGGCGGCGATCGGGATTCTTGCCGGGGTAGGTCTCTACAGTGTCGTGCTCATCGGTTCCGTGATCACCATCGGGACATTGACGTTATTGCGGAAGGCGGAAAACAGGATGCCTTCGCAGATCTATGCGAACAATGCCATCGTCTTCCGTCGGGACAATTACATGTCCGAGGCGGAAATCAGGGAATTGCATGTAATAAACGGCTTTTCCGTCGCCAAGATCAGCTACCGGCTGATGGAAAAGGGTTCGCAGTTGGAATATCGCATGACCGTGCGTACGATGGACAGCCGGAATATTGAAAAATTGTCGAAAACCCTCCTGGGGTTGACCTCGATCGTAGAATTCAATATTTCGATGGCAGGGGATTGAACGGCAAGCATCCTCGTAACTCCAGCCTGATTTCAACGGGGGAGGGGCAACGGATTGCCGCAGTCGATCGGCACGACCGCCCTTTGGGGCGGATTCGTCGCGTTCATATTTATCATGATGGCCGTCGAGATCGCGGCGGTCCGGAGGAACCCGCACGACATGTCGATGCGGGAGGCCTCCATCTGGACCGTCGGGTGGGTCACCCTTGCGCTTCTCTTCGGCGCGGGGATCGCGTGGCGCTTCGGACGCGGTCCGGCCGTCGAGTACGTCACCGGGTACGTCATCGAATACGCCCTCTCCGTCGACAACCTGTTCGTCTTCATCCTCGTCTTCAAGACGTTCGGCGTCCCCCCGGCATACCAGCGGCCGGTCCTCCTCTGGGGGATCCTCGGGGCGATGGTCCTGCGGGCCGCCTTTATCCTCGCGGGCGCCGCACTCCTCTCCCGGTTCGACTGGCTGCTCTACGTGTTCGGCGCGTTCCTGGTCTATACCGGGGGAAAGATCCTCTCCGGGAAGGACGTGGAAACCCACCCGGAACATAACCCGGTCCTCAAGCTCTTCGGCAAGGTGTTTCCGATCGTGCGCCACTTCGGCGAGGGCAAATTCATCGTGAAGCACCGCGGGCGGTGGTACGCCACGGCGCTCCTTCCGGTGCTCCTCGTCGTGGAGGCGACCGACGTCGTCTTCGCCGTCGACTCGATCCCGGCGATCTTCGCCGTCACGCGCGACCCGTTCATCGTCTTCACCTCGAACGTCTTCGCGATCCTCGGATTGCGGGCCCTCTACTTCGTCCTCAAGACGATCATGGACGCCTTCCGGTTCCTCAAGGTGGGGCTGGGGCTGGTTCTGGTGTTCGTGGGCGCGAAGATGTGCGCGGAGAACTGGGTGCACGTCCCCGCCGAGGTCTCCCTCCTCGTGGTGGTGACGCTGCTCGGTGCCTCCGTCGCCGCTTCGCTCCTCTGGCCGGAGAAAGCCGGGGCGGGCGACGAACCCGGGACGGTCGACGAACCCGTGCCGGTCGACGAAAAAACGGCGGGCGGGGACGGGACGGATGGGACCGGCGATGATAAGATGAACCGTCGAAATCCCGGTGACCATCCATAGAAACGGACGTTAGGGAAGATCAAGGCGCGGCAAGGTCTGCACTACGAAGCGGAGGAGGAAGAGGCTCTTGGAGAAGAACGCGCTCACGATGCGTGCGATCAACACGATCCGGTTCCTTTCGGTCGACGCGGTCCAGAAGGCGAAGTCGGGGCACCCCGGCACGCCGATGGGGCTGGCCCCGCTGTCGTACCTGCTGTGGACGAAGTTCCTGCGATACAACCCGGCGAACCCCGATTGGACGGGGCGCGACCGGTTCATCCTCTCCTGCGGCCACGCCTCCATGCTGCTCTACTCCCTCCTGCACCTGACCGGATTCGGCGTGACCCTCGACGACCTGCGGAATTTCCGCCAATGGGGGAGCAAGACCCCCGGGCACCCGGAGGCGGGGCACACCCCGGGCGTCGAAGTGACCACGGGGCCGCTGGGGCAGGGACTGGGGAACGCCGTCGGGATGGCGATGGCCGCCCGGATGCTGGCGCAGCGGTTCAACCGCCCCGGGCACGAGATCGTCTCCCATCGGATCGTGGCGCTGTGCTCCGACGGCGACCTGATGGAGGGGGTCGCCTCCGAGGCCGCCTCCCTCGCGGGGTTCCACCGGCTCGGCAACCTTGTCGCATTCTACGACGACAACCGGATCACCATCGAGGGATCCACGGACCTCGCTTTCCGGGAGGACGTGGCGGGCCGCTTCCGGGCGTACGGGTGGAACGTGCTGAACGTCGCGGACGGGAACACGGATCTCGACGGTATGTCGGCGGCGATCGAAGTCGCTTTCACGCAGCGGGAGCGACCCACGCTCGTCATCGTCCGCACGAGCATCGGCTACGGCAGCCCCAACAAGCAGGACACCGCGGGCGCCCACGGGGCGCCGCTCGGGGAGGCCGAGGTCGCCCTCGCCAAGGAGAGCCTCGGGTGGCCCGCCGCACCGGCCTTCCTCGTGCCCGACGACGTGCTCGCCCATTTCCGGGAAGCGCTGGCGCGCGGGGAGAAGGCGGAGAAGGAGTGGAGGTTGAAGTTCGCCGCGTACGCCGCCGCGTTCCCGGCGCTCGCCCTCGAATGGGAGCGGCGGACATGGGGCGATCTCCCCGAGGAGTGGGCGGAGGGGATTCCGGCGTTTTCGCCCGAGGCCGGCGCGGTGGCCACCCGGAGCGCGTCCGGCAAGGTGCTGAACGCGATCGCCGCGAAGGTGCCGGAGCTGGCGGGCGGGTCCGCGGACCTGGCCCCCTCGACCGAAACGCTCATCGGGGGCGGGGGAGAGTTCCTGCCCGACGCGGAGCCGGGAGGCCGGAACGTCCATTTCGGGGTGCGCGAGCACGGGATGGGGGCGGTCCTCAACGGGATGGCGCGGCACGGCGGGGTGATCCCGTTCGGCGCCACCTTCTTCATCTTCTCGGACTACATGCGTCCTTCCATCCGCCTGGCCGCGCTGATGAGGTGCCGCGTCGTCTATGTCCTGACGCACGACTCCGTGGGCGTGGGGGAGGACGGCCCGACGCACCAGCCGGTCGAACACCTCGCCTCGCTTCGGGCGATGCCGAACCTTTACGTGGTCCGGCCCGCGGACGCGAACGAGACGGCGGCCGCGTGGCGGATGGCGCTCGAGCGGACCGCGGGTCCCACGGCGCTCGTCCTTTCGCGGCAAAAACTTCCCGTCCTGCCGCCTTCGAGCGTGTTCCGCGACGATAATGTATATCGTGGGGCGTATGTGTTGGAGGACGCTGGGGACGGTTCTCCCGACGTCCTGCTGATCGCCTCGGGATCCGAGGTGTCCGTGGCGATGGCGGCGAGGAAGCTGCTGGCGGAAGAGGGCGTGACGGCGCGGGTCGTGAGCATGCCGTGCATGGAGCGGTTCGAGGAGCAGGAGGCGGGGTACCGGGAGGCGGTGCTCCCGCCGTCGGTTCCCGCGCGCGTCTCCGTGGAGGCGGGTTCGACCTTCGGGTGGAACCGGTACGTGGGGGATCGCGGCGCGTCGATCGGGATCGACCGGTTCGGCGCTTCCGCTCCGGCCGAGCGGATCTTCCGCGAGCTGGGGATCACGCCGGAGGCGGTGCGGGATCGCGCGAAGGCGGTCCTCGCAAGGGTCCGGGCAGAGGTGCGGATATGACGACGAACCCGTTGGTCGCGTTGGGGCGGGCGGGCCAGAGCCCCTGGCTCGACTACATACACCGCGGCATGATCGCGTCGGGGGAGCTCGGCCGCCGGATCTCGGAGGACGGCATCCGCGGGGTGACCTCGAATCCGACGATCTTCGAGAAGGCGGTCTCCTCGGGGCACGACTACGACGACCAGATCCGGGCGCTCGCGCGCGCCGGTACGGCGCTTCCCGATGCATACATGGCGATCGTCACCGACGACATCCGGGCCACCGCCGACGTGCTGCGCCCGGTGTACGACGAATCCCGGGGAAACGACGGGTACGTATCGCTCGAGGTGGACCCGGATCGCGCACGCGACACGAAGGCGACGATCTCCCGGGCCCGGGAGCTGTTCGACGCCGTCGGCCGGCCGAACGTGATGATCAAGATCCCCGGCACGAAGGAAGGGCTTCCGGCGGTGGAGGAGACGATCGCCGCGGGCATCCCCGTGAACGTGACGCTGATCTTCTCGGTGAAGCGATACGAGGAGGTGGCCGAAGCCTACCAGCGCGGAGTGGAGCGGTGGATCGCCGCCGGCGGGGATCCGCGGAAGATCGCATCGGTCGCCTCCTTCTTCGTCTCGCGGATCGACACGGCGGTCGACGCCCTGCTCCTCTCCACGGTGGAGCGGTGGCCCGGTTCGCCGAAGGCGGAAACCGCCCTCTCCCTGCTCGGGAAGACGGCGGTCGCCAGCGCGCGGGCGGCGTATGCGAGGTTCCTCGCGATCCTCGATACTCCGCGCTGGCGTTCCCTTGCCGCGCGCGGCGCGCGGGCGCAGCGGCCCCTGTGGGCGAGTACCGGGACGAAGAACCCGAAATATTCCGACGTGAAATACATCGAGGAGTTGATCGGGCCC includes these proteins:
- a CDS encoding manganese efflux pump MntP family protein yields the protein MDTLTLLAIAVGLAMDAFAVAIATGIALGTVSGRQTFRLAFHFGLFQFLMPVIGYLAGMTMERYIMGYDHWLAFALLVYIGGKMVYEGGWGGGEEGDGGKDPTRGISLVVLSVATSIDALAVGISLGVLRNGGIVYPGIVIGIVAAAFTAAGLHLGRRLGTVFGKRMEVVGGFVLVAIGVRILLGHIRG
- the tkt gene encoding transketolase — translated: MRAINTIRFLSVDAVQKAKSGHPGTPMGLAPLSYLLWTKFLRYNPANPDWTGRDRFILSCGHASMLLYSLLHLTGFGVTLDDLRNFRQWGSKTPGHPEAGHTPGVEVTTGPLGQGLGNAVGMAMAARMLAQRFNRPGHEIVSHRIVALCSDGDLMEGVASEAASLAGFHRLGNLVAFYDDNRITIEGSTDLAFREDVAGRFRAYGWNVLNVADGNTDLDGMSAAIEVAFTQRERPTLVIVRTSIGYGSPNKQDTAGAHGAPLGEAEVALAKESLGWPAAPAFLVPDDVLAHFREALARGEKAEKEWRLKFAAYAAAFPALALEWERRTWGDLPEEWAEGIPAFSPEAGAVATRSASGKVLNAIAAKVPELAGGSADLAPSTETLIGGGGEFLPDAEPGGRNVHFGVREHGMGAVLNGMARHGGVIPFGATFFIFSDYMRPSIRLAALMRCRVVYVLTHDSVGVGEDGPTHQPVEHLASLRAMPNLYVVRPADANETAAAWRMALERTAGPTALVLSRQKLPVLPPSSVFRDDNVYRGAYVLEDAGDGSPDVLLIASGSEVSVAMAARKLLAEEGVTARVVSMPCMERFEEQEAGYREAVLPPSVPARVSVEAGSTFGWNRYVGDRGASIGIDRFGASAPAERIFRELGITPEAVRDRAKAVLARVRAEVRI
- the tal gene encoding transaldolase, with amino-acid sequence MTTNPLVALGRAGQSPWLDYIHRGMIASGELGRRISEDGIRGVTSNPTIFEKAVSSGHDYDDQIRALARAGTALPDAYMAIVTDDIRATADVLRPVYDESRGNDGYVSLEVDPDRARDTKATISRARELFDAVGRPNVMIKIPGTKEGLPAVEETIAAGIPVNVTLIFSVKRYEEVAEAYQRGVERWIAAGGDPRKIASVASFFVSRIDTAVDALLLSTVERWPGSPKAETALSLLGKTAVASARAAYARFLAILDTPRWRSLAARGARAQRPLWASTGTKNPKYSDVKYIEELIGPDTVNTIPPATMDAFRDHGVVADALSGTGTDAKAVLDDYALMDTGIEEVCARLEDEGVKSFHDSHRKLFAAVEGRLKIASAG
- a CDS encoding TerC family protein, whose product is MPQSIGTTALWGGFVAFIFIMMAVEIAAVRRNPHDMSMREASIWTVGWVTLALLFGAGIAWRFGRGPAVEYVTGYVIEYALSVDNLFVFILVFKTFGVPPAYQRPVLLWGILGAMVLRAAFILAGAALLSRFDWLLYVFGAFLVYTGGKILSGKDVETHPEHNPVLKLFGKVFPIVRHFGEGKFIVKHRGRWYATALLPVLLVVEATDVVFAVDSIPAIFAVTRDPFIVFTSNVFAILGLRALYFVLKTIMDAFRFLKVGLGLVLVFVGAKMCAENWVHVPAEVSLLVVVTLLGASVAASLLWPEKAGAGDEPGTVDEPVPVDEKTAGGDGTDGTGDDKMNRRNPGDHP
- a CDS encoding CBS domain-containing protein; its protein translation is MLVGKRMTRNPKTVSPDDPLSFAAGILREHRFHHLPVVEGGKLVGVLSDTDLRNASFASTPPEGGRGPAGDRRVREEMRTEVWSVTPEDSVEDALLILTREKFGALPVLSGDRLVGIITRTDLLNAFVDLLDVNEVCFCVDVTFPRNMARFEELIAVFAAMGVEVRSVLIAPQGEIGALNAHLRVATIDGPAVRRALREHGFMISEQVSRL
- a CDS encoding MgtC/SapB family protein, whose translation is MDREWLDILTHLLVATMAGGLIGLERTYHGRPAGFRTHTLVCVASSLLMLVTMYQSRWFTGAPLETVRVDPTRMAQGVMTGIGFLGAGVIMREGLTVRGLTTAASIWITAAIGILAGVGLYSVVLIGSVITIGTLTLLRKAENRMPSQIYANNAIVFRRDNYMSEAEIRELHVINGFSVAKISYRLMEKGSQLEYRMTVRTMDSRNIEKLSKTLLGLTSIVEFNISMAGD
- the acnA gene encoding aconitate hydratase AcnA produces the protein MHPDTFGTRSSRTVGGHAFGIFRLEALEKRRVGKVARLPFSIKILLENLLRHEDGATVTADDIRALANWSPKEPSDREIAFRPARVLLQDFTGVPALVDLAAMRDAAKRMGGDPKRINPLMPADLVIDHSVQVDRFAAGSAFPDNVAREYGRNGERYAFLRWGKESFRNFRVVPPGTGICHQVNLEYLAPVVFVRKDRTGALAYPDTLVGTDSHTPMINGLGVVGWGVGGIEAEAAMLGQPISMLIPEVVGFKMTGELPVGATATDLVLTVVQMLRKKGVVGKFVEFYGKGLSSLSVADRATISNMSPEYGATIGFFPVDRETLSYLLFTGRDKEQVKLVEAYCKAQGLFRSDETRDPVFSDTLSLDLSTVEPCMAGPRRPQDRVPLKDARDAFRKALSTWGKEARSENGDEGADRWMGEGGCVAEEIRTPGTGAWAPGTTSVRLDKGVYDLHDGSVVIAAITSCTNTSNPSVMIGAGLVAKKAVEMGLRTRPWVKTSLAPGSKVVTRYLDRAGLTPYLQALGFHLVGYGCTTCIGNSGPLPEAIAETIRRGNLVAASVLSGNRNFEGRIHPLCRANYLASPMLVVAYALAGDVDFDPYTEPLGNDKNGKPVFLHEIWPTPGEITEAVRSAVEPEMFRKEYASVFSGDEVWKKLPVPKSECFAWEPSSTYVKNPPFFENLPAEPEAIAEIHGARVLAVLGDSVTTDHISPAGDIAEDGPAGAYLKGNGIPKEEFNSYGSRRGNHEVMMRGTFANIRLKNFLAPGTEGGWTTYPPGGEKATIYDAAMRYAKDGTPLVILAGKEYGSGSSRDWAAKGPRLLGVRAVIAESFERIHRSNLVGMGILPLQFTDGAGRESLGLTGKEIYAIEGIAGEITPRMRVTVRISGEGGERSFPALARIDTPAEVHYYLHGGILPYVLRRLIGKG